One region of Halomicrobium sp. LC1Hm genomic DNA includes:
- a CDS encoding Zn-ribbon domain-containing OB-fold protein, with protein MTFDAHRCVNGHVTYPGHTFCPECGEKQTETIDLSERRGEVVTWTHSTATPPGVREPNTLAIVEFDVADTVVRALGQVTTDDVETGDVVEPVYVEELRDPEIGIKEPESQDWDGYRFRPVQ; from the coding sequence GTGACCTTCGACGCACACCGCTGTGTGAACGGTCACGTGACCTATCCCGGCCACACGTTCTGTCCGGAGTGTGGCGAGAAACAGACCGAGACGATCGACCTCTCGGAGCGCCGCGGCGAGGTCGTCACCTGGACCCACTCGACGGCGACGCCGCCGGGCGTGCGCGAACCGAACACGCTGGCGATCGTCGAGTTCGACGTGGCAGACACCGTCGTCCGCGCGCTCGGCCAGGTCACGACCGACGACGTCGAGACCGGCGACGTGGTCGAACCGGTGTACGTCGAGGAACTGCGTGATCCCGAGATCGGGATCAAGGAACCGGAGAGTCAGGACTGGGACGGGTATCGGTTCCGACCAGTCCAGTGA
- the acs gene encoding acetate--CoA ligase alpha subunit: MGRLSTLFSPDRVAVVGATDSDGAVGRAITENLQASFTGDIVAVNPYKESVLGLPCHDAVADVEADIDVAVIVVPPDVAVDSIREAGEAGIENVVVITAGFGETGTEGAAREKDLRETAAEYDLNLVGPNSLGIMSTPTGLNATFGNEMATSGGISFMSQSGAFVTAVLDWAAERDVGFKDIVSLGNKAILDERDFIDEWGADPDTDVILGYLEDIEDGAGFVQTAREVTQDTPIVLVKSGRTDAGASAAASHTGAMAGSEAAYEAGLEQSGAIRVETVQELFDYAQILADQPLPEGKEVAIVTNAGGPGVMTTDAVGDSGLDLADLTDDTVERLAETMPDEANIYNPVDIIGDAPAARFEAALETVMADDNVAMAVVVACPTAVLSFEELAEVVVDCQQEYDIPVATTLMGGQSVGPAASTLTESGIPNYFDPARAVDSLDALARYDDIQSREYTDPETFDVDRERARSILSSAADRNQNRLGVEAMDLLDAYGIPTPEGEVVDSPSEAQSVAESIGDEVVMKIVSPDILHKSDIGGVEVGVSPEDVWDTYEDLVVRARNYQQDATILGVQVQEMLDVDAGTETILGVNRDPQFGPLVLFGLGGIFVEVLEDTTLRVAPVSEPDARSMLDDIESAPLLRGARGRDPVDEDALVETIQRLSQLVTDFPAIVELDINPLVATNDGVAAIDLRLTLDQEEL; this comes from the coding sequence ATGGGACGCCTCTCAACGTTGTTCTCGCCCGACCGGGTCGCCGTCGTCGGTGCGACAGACTCCGACGGTGCAGTCGGTCGCGCGATCACGGAAAACTTGCAGGCGTCGTTCACGGGTGATATCGTCGCCGTCAACCCGTACAAGGAGAGCGTGCTGGGTCTGCCCTGCCACGACGCCGTGGCCGACGTCGAGGCAGACATCGACGTGGCGGTGATCGTCGTCCCACCCGACGTCGCCGTCGACTCGATCCGCGAGGCCGGCGAGGCCGGGATCGAGAACGTCGTCGTCATCACCGCCGGCTTCGGCGAAACCGGCACGGAGGGCGCAGCACGCGAGAAAGACCTCAGAGAGACGGCCGCCGAGTACGACCTCAACCTCGTCGGTCCGAACAGCCTCGGCATCATGAGCACGCCGACGGGGCTCAACGCCACGTTCGGCAACGAGATGGCAACGAGTGGCGGCATCTCGTTCATGAGCCAGTCCGGCGCGTTCGTCACGGCCGTCCTGGACTGGGCCGCCGAACGCGACGTGGGATTCAAAGACATCGTCTCGCTTGGCAACAAGGCGATCCTCGACGAACGGGACTTCATCGACGAGTGGGGTGCAGACCCCGACACCGACGTGATCCTCGGCTACCTCGAAGACATCGAGGACGGCGCGGGCTTCGTCCAGACCGCCCGCGAGGTCACACAGGACACGCCGATCGTGCTCGTCAAGTCCGGCCGGACCGACGCCGGTGCCAGCGCCGCCGCCTCTCACACCGGTGCGATGGCCGGCTCGGAAGCGGCCTACGAGGCGGGTCTCGAACAGTCCGGCGCGATCCGAGTCGAGACCGTCCAGGAGCTGTTCGACTACGCACAGATCCTCGCCGACCAGCCGCTCCCGGAGGGCAAGGAAGTCGCGATCGTCACGAACGCGGGCGGACCCGGCGTGATGACCACCGACGCCGTCGGCGACAGCGGCCTCGACCTGGCCGACCTCACCGACGACACCGTCGAGCGCCTCGCCGAGACGATGCCCGACGAGGCCAACATCTACAACCCCGTCGACATCATCGGCGACGCACCGGCAGCAAGGTTCGAGGCGGCCCTGGAGACCGTCATGGCCGACGACAACGTCGCCATGGCGGTCGTCGTCGCCTGTCCGACAGCAGTCCTCTCGTTCGAGGAACTCGCGGAGGTCGTCGTCGACTGCCAGCAGGAGTACGACATTCCCGTCGCGACCACGCTGATGGGCGGCCAGAGCGTCGGTCCCGCCGCCTCGACGTTGACCGAGTCCGGCATTCCGAACTACTTCGACCCGGCGCGGGCCGTCGACAGCCTCGACGCGCTGGCCCGCTACGACGACATCCAGTCCCGTGAGTACACCGACCCCGAGACCTTCGACGTGGACCGCGAGCGGGCCCGGAGCATCCTGTCGTCGGCCGCGGACCGAAACCAGAACCGCCTCGGCGTCGAGGCCATGGACTTGCTCGACGCCTACGGGATTCCGACGCCGGAGGGCGAGGTCGTCGACTCCCCGTCGGAGGCCCAGTCGGTCGCGGAATCGATCGGCGACGAGGTCGTCATGAAGATCGTGAGTCCGGACATCCTCCACAAGTCCGACATCGGTGGCGTCGAGGTCGGCGTCTCGCCGGAGGACGTGTGGGACACCTACGAGGACCTCGTCGTCCGAGCGCGCAACTACCAGCAGGACGCGACGATCCTCGGCGTCCAGGTCCAGGAGATGCTGGACGTCGACGCGGGCACCGAGACGATCCTCGGGGTGAACCGAGATCCCCAGTTCGGCCCGCTGGTCCTGTTCGGACTCGGCGGCATCTTCGTCGAAGTGCTCGAAGACACCACGCTCCGGGTCGCGCCGGTCTCGGAGCCCGACGCCCGCTCGATGCTCGACGACATCGAGTCGGCCCCGCTGTTGCGGGGCGCACGCGGTCGCGATCCGGTCGACGAGGACGCGCTGGTCGAGACGATCCAGCGCCTCTCACAGCTCGTCACGGACTTCCCCGCGATCGTCGAACTGGACATCAACCCGCTCGTCGCGACCAACGACGGCGTCGCGGCGATCGACCTGCGGCTGACCCTCGATCAGGAGGAACTATGA
- the bioD gene encoding dethiobiotin synthase, producing MSLFVVGTDTGVGKTVLTAGITGWLRRDGIDATAVKPCQTGVPADDDARFVERVCGDAAAATCLERLGPALAPAVAARETGVELSYDRLLAGCRAAVEDSEATVVEGIGGLRVPLTATHEVVDLLADLDLPTLVVARSGLGTLNHTALTVEALRRRGVSVRGVVLNEYEGATVAERTNPREIETANDVPVATLPPVDVADGEALVDAVASALPERFRGVESGGD from the coding sequence GTGAGCCTGTTCGTGGTCGGGACCGACACCGGCGTCGGCAAGACGGTCCTCACGGCCGGCATCACGGGCTGGCTCCGCCGGGACGGGATCGACGCGACCGCGGTCAAGCCCTGTCAGACCGGTGTCCCGGCGGACGACGACGCGCGCTTTGTCGAGCGCGTCTGTGGCGACGCCGCGGCCGCGACCTGTCTGGAACGGCTCGGCCCGGCGCTGGCCCCCGCCGTTGCGGCCCGCGAGACGGGCGTCGAACTCTCCTACGACCGTCTGCTGGCCGGCTGTCGCGCGGCCGTCGAGGACAGCGAGGCGACCGTCGTCGAGGGGATCGGCGGACTTCGGGTCCCGCTGACGGCGACCCACGAGGTCGTCGATCTCCTCGCCGACCTCGACCTGCCGACGCTGGTCGTCGCCCGCTCCGGGCTGGGGACGCTGAATCACACGGCTCTGACTGTCGAGGCGCTGCGTCGCCGGGGCGTCTCCGTTCGCGGGGTCGTCCTGAACGAGTACGAGGGCGCGACCGTCGCCGAGCGGACGAATCCGCGCGAGATCGAGACGGCCAACGACGTGCCGGTGGCGACGCTGCCGCCGGTCGACGTGGCGGACGGCGAGGCGCTCGTCGACGCCGTGGCGTCGGCGCTCCCCGAGCGATTCCGCGGCGTCGAAAGTGGCGGCGACTGA
- a CDS encoding 8-amino-7-oxononanoate synthase, which produces MTHGFSLGRRLEQREERGLRRHLNPAESVAGRTRLADDPGGDAADFGEPELVFAANNYLGLADDGRVQRAAEAAARSIGTGAGASRLVTGDTTLHRALERDLADCKGTERALAFSSGYAANVGVIDALAPDVVFSDELNHASIVDGCRIGAGETVVYDHCDPADLARRMDARSGDADDESWLVLTDSVFSMDGDRAPLSDICDVAERHGAWVMVDEAHATGVVGADGGGVVQAQGVSDRVDVQLGTLSKALAAQGGYVAGAETLIEFLLNEARTFVFSTGLAPPAAGAAREALRIAREGSRRERLWDNVERLRDGLEAAGFEVLGDTHILPVVVGDRDDAIALAAAVRDRGIVAPAIRPPTVPAGRSRLRVAPMATHDEAAIERCLDAFARAGTECELL; this is translated from the coding sequence ATGACACACGGCTTTTCGCTCGGGCGACGGCTCGAACAGCGCGAGGAGCGCGGCCTGCGACGCCACCTGAACCCCGCCGAATCGGTCGCCGGCCGGACCCGGCTGGCCGACGATCCGGGCGGTGACGCCGCCGACTTCGGCGAGCCGGAGCTGGTCTTCGCCGCGAACAACTACCTCGGACTGGCCGACGACGGCCGGGTCCAGCGAGCGGCCGAGGCCGCGGCACGGTCGATCGGTACCGGTGCCGGCGCGTCGCGGCTCGTCACGGGGGATACGACGCTCCATCGAGCCCTGGAGCGCGACCTCGCAGACTGCAAGGGAACGGAGCGCGCGCTCGCGTTTTCGTCTGGCTACGCTGCAAACGTCGGTGTGATCGACGCGCTCGCGCCGGACGTGGTGTTCTCCGACGAGCTGAACCACGCCAGCATCGTCGACGGCTGTCGGATCGGGGCCGGCGAGACGGTGGTCTACGACCACTGTGATCCCGCGGATCTCGCGCGGCGGATGGACGCCCGAAGCGGCGACGCCGACGACGAGTCGTGGCTCGTCCTCACCGACAGCGTGTTCTCCATGGACGGCGACCGCGCGCCGCTGTCCGACATCTGTGACGTGGCCGAGCGCCACGGCGCGTGGGTAATGGTCGACGAAGCCCACGCGACCGGCGTCGTCGGTGCCGACGGTGGCGGTGTCGTCCAGGCACAGGGCGTGAGCGACCGGGTCGACGTACAGCTCGGGACCCTCTCGAAGGCACTGGCCGCACAGGGCGGGTACGTCGCCGGTGCGGAGACGCTGATCGAGTTCCTGCTCAACGAGGCCCGGACGTTCGTCTTCTCGACCGGACTCGCACCGCCGGCCGCCGGAGCGGCACGCGAGGCGCTCCGGATCGCCCGCGAGGGGTCTCGGCGGGAGCGACTCTGGGACAACGTCGAACGGCTCCGGGACGGCCTCGAAGCCGCCGGGTTCGAGGTGCTGGGCGACACGCACATCCTCCCCGTGGTCGTCGGGGACCGAGACGACGCGATAGCACTCGCGGCGGCCGTCCGCGACCGAGGCATCGTCGCACCGGCGATCAGGCCGCCGACCGTCCCGGCTGGCCGGTCGCGGCTCCGGGTCGCGCCGATGGCGACCCACGACGAGGCGGCGATCGAGCGCTGTCTCGACGCCTTCGCGCGTGCCGGCACGGAGTGTGAGCTGCTGTGA
- a CDS encoding thiolase family protein, whose product MGVAVIEASMTKFGQRDAWLRDLLAEAGEACLSDAPIDNDDVEHLYVSNMSSGEFEGQTGVMNWLAHDLGLLPAYSERVDQTSSSGGAGIYEAWQSIASGASEMTLLVGGEKMTHKTTPEATDIIASITHPDEYKHGVTLPSFAGMTARHYLERFDAPRESLAKVAVKNHRNGVDNPNAQFQKEITMETALESPIVADPLRLYDFCPITDGSAAMLFTTEERAAELTDDYAVVSGIGGATDTHVVHERTDPTVMGGVVESSDQAYEMAGLGPDDLDVAELHDMFTILEFLQLEGIGVAEQGEAWELAMDGYTDRDGELPINTSGGLKSKGHPLGASGVAQGVEIYEQLVGEAGPRQVEADVGLACNVGGFGNCVITTIMEAAE is encoded by the coding sequence ATGGGAGTCGCCGTAATCGAAGCGTCGATGACGAAGTTCGGCCAGCGCGACGCCTGGCTCCGCGATCTACTCGCGGAGGCGGGCGAGGCGTGTCTGTCCGACGCACCCATCGACAACGACGACGTGGAGCATCTGTACGTCTCGAACATGTCCAGCGGGGAGTTCGAGGGGCAGACGGGCGTGATGAACTGGCTGGCCCACGATCTCGGCCTGCTGCCGGCCTACAGCGAGCGGGTCGATCAGACGTCTTCCTCCGGCGGTGCGGGGATCTACGAGGCCTGGCAGTCGATCGCCTCCGGCGCGAGCGAGATGACGCTGCTGGTCGGCGGCGAGAAGATGACCCACAAGACGACGCCGGAAGCGACCGACATCATCGCCTCGATTACCCATCCCGACGAGTACAAACACGGCGTCACGCTGCCGTCTTTCGCCGGCATGACCGCTCGCCACTACCTCGAACGGTTCGACGCCCCCCGCGAATCGCTGGCGAAGGTCGCCGTGAAGAATCACCGCAACGGCGTCGACAACCCCAACGCGCAGTTCCAGAAGGAGATCACGATGGAGACGGCCCTGGAGTCGCCGATCGTCGCCGACCCGCTGCGCCTGTACGACTTCTGTCCGATCACGGACGGCAGCGCCGCGATGCTCTTTACCACCGAGGAGCGGGCGGCCGAGTTGACCGACGACTACGCCGTCGTCTCGGGCATCGGCGGCGCGACGGACACCCACGTCGTCCACGAGCGGACGGATCCGACGGTGATGGGCGGGGTCGTCGAGTCGAGCGACCAGGCCTACGAGATGGCCGGCCTGGGTCCCGACGACCTCGACGTGGCCGAACTCCACGACATGTTCACGATCCTGGAGTTCCTCCAGCTGGAGGGGATCGGCGTCGCCGAGCAGGGCGAAGCCTGGGAACTCGCGATGGACGGGTACACGGACAGAGACGGCGAACTGCCGATCAACACCTCCGGCGGACTGAAGTCCAAGGGCCACCCGCTCGGCGCGAGCGGGGTCGCTCAGGGCGTCGAGATCTACGAACAGCTCGTCGGCGAGGCCGGGCCTCGACAGGTCGAGGCCGACGTGGGACTGGCCTGTAACGTCGGTGGCTTCGGGAACTGTGTCATCACCACGATCATGGAGGCCGCAGAATGA
- a CDS encoding beta-ketoacyl-ACP reductase, whose protein sequence is MNLDGQTCVVTGSSRGIGRGIAKDLAAHGGDVVVNYRSSEDEARAVVEEIEDDGGTAMAAQADISEQDDVESMVAAVHDTFGSVDVLVNNAGVTIDKKFENMTREDWETVIDVNLGGVFNCTNAFYEDIEQSEAGRLINISSVVGQQGNYGQANYATTKSGLFGFTRTLALELADTGSTANCIAPGFVATDMLEEVPERVQEKILREIPLNRFATVEDISGIVRFVASEESSYMTGQVLGVNGGMEW, encoded by the coding sequence ATGAATCTCGATGGCCAGACCTGCGTCGTGACCGGGTCGTCGCGCGGGATCGGACGCGGTATCGCCAAAGACCTGGCCGCCCACGGGGGCGACGTCGTGGTGAACTACCGCTCGTCGGAAGACGAAGCCAGGGCCGTCGTCGAGGAGATCGAAGACGACGGCGGTACCGCGATGGCCGCACAGGCCGACATCTCCGAGCAGGACGACGTGGAATCGATGGTCGCGGCGGTACACGACACGTTCGGGTCGGTAGACGTACTCGTCAACAACGCCGGAGTCACTATCGACAAGAAGTTCGAGAACATGACCCGCGAGGACTGGGAGACGGTCATCGACGTGAACCTCGGCGGCGTCTTCAACTGCACGAACGCCTTCTACGAGGACATCGAGCAGTCCGAGGCCGGGCGACTGATCAACATCTCCTCGGTCGTCGGCCAGCAGGGCAACTACGGGCAGGCCAACTACGCGACGACGAAGTCCGGTCTGTTCGGGTTCACCCGAACGCTCGCGCTCGAACTCGCCGACACCGGCTCGACGGCCAACTGCATCGCACCGGGGTTCGTCGCCACGGACATGCTCGAAGAGGTTCCAGAGCGTGTGCAGGAGAAGATTCTGCGAGAGATCCCGCTGAACCGGTTCGCCACGGTCGAGGACATCTCGGGGATCGTCCGGTTCGTCGCCAGCGAAGAGTCGAGCTACATGACCGGGCAGGTGCTGGGCGTCAACGGCGGTATGGAGTGGTAA
- a CDS encoding acyl-CoA carboxylase subunit beta, with translation MSEHDTDSDGQAETDDAVSDPIEELRERKREAQLGGGEDRIQAQHDKGKMTARERIDFLVDDGTFNEIDPFVEHRSTNFGMEEKQFAGDAVVTGYGEVDGRKVFLFAHDFTVLGGSVGEVVADKICKVMDKAIENGVPVIGLNDSGGARIQEGVDSLVGFAKIFQRNTEASGLIPQISAIMGPCAGGATYSPALTDFTFMVEDTSHMFITGPDVIETVTGEQVSKGELGGAGSHSSKSGVAHFAYPSEEAALENIRRLLSYLPQNNMEDPPRVKPWDEPDREVPEVTDIVPDAPRKPYDMTKVIGSIVDEDSFFEVHENWARNVVVGFARMDGRSVGIVANQPRVSAGTLDIDAAEKAARFIRMCDSFNVPIVSLVDVPGFMPGTDQEHNGIIRRGAKLIYAYAEATVPLLSVVVRKAYGGAYIVMSSKFLGSDVNYAWPGSEMAVLGPRGAVNILYRNEIAEADDPDARRQALMDEFREEFAHPYGPAKRGYLDDVIEPKDTRKRLIDDLDLLERKREESPPKDHGNIPL, from the coding sequence ATGAGTGAGCACGACACAGATTCGGACGGCCAAGCGGAGACCGACGACGCGGTCTCCGACCCCATCGAAGAGCTTCGGGAACGCAAACGCGAAGCACAGCTCGGCGGCGGCGAGGACCGCATCCAGGCCCAGCACGACAAGGGGAAGATGACCGCCCGCGAACGGATCGACTTCCTCGTCGACGACGGGACGTTCAACGAGATCGACCCCTTCGTCGAACACCGGTCGACGAACTTCGGGATGGAAGAAAAGCAGTTCGCGGGCGACGCCGTCGTGACGGGCTACGGCGAGGTCGACGGGCGGAAGGTCTTCCTGTTCGCCCACGACTTCACCGTCCTCGGTGGCTCCGTCGGCGAGGTCGTCGCCGACAAGATCTGCAAGGTGATGGACAAGGCCATCGAGAACGGCGTGCCCGTCATCGGGCTGAACGACTCCGGCGGCGCGCGCATCCAGGAAGGGGTCGACTCGCTCGTCGGCTTCGCCAAGATCTTCCAGCGCAACACGGAGGCCTCGGGACTGATCCCACAGATCTCGGCGATCATGGGGCCGTGTGCCGGCGGCGCGACCTACTCGCCCGCGCTGACGGACTTTACCTTCATGGTCGAGGACACCAGCCACATGTTCATCACGGGGCCGGACGTGATCGAGACGGTCACCGGTGAACAGGTCTCCAAGGGCGAACTCGGCGGTGCGGGCTCGCACTCCTCGAAGTCCGGCGTCGCTCACTTCGCCTACCCAAGCGAGGAGGCCGCACTGGAGAACATCCGGCGGCTCCTCTCGTATCTCCCACAGAACAACATGGAGGACCCGCCGCGGGTCAAACCGTGGGACGAACCGGACCGCGAGGTGCCGGAGGTCACCGACATCGTCCCCGACGCCCCGCGCAAGCCCTACGACATGACGAAGGTCATCGGGAGCATCGTCGACGAGGACTCGTTCTTCGAGGTCCACGAGAACTGGGCGCGCAACGTCGTCGTCGGCTTCGCCCGCATGGACGGGCGCTCGGTCGGGATCGTCGCCAACCAGCCCCGGGTCAGCGCCGGGACGCTGGACATCGACGCCGCCGAGAAGGCCGCCCGGTTCATCCGGATGTGTGACTCGTTCAACGTCCCGATCGTCTCGCTGGTCGACGTGCCGGGCTTCATGCCCGGGACCGACCAGGAGCACAACGGGATCATCCGCCGCGGGGCGAAGCTCATCTACGCCTACGCCGAGGCGACGGTGCCGCTGCTGTCCGTGGTCGTCAGGAAGGCCTACGGCGGGGCCTACATCGTCATGTCCTCGAAGTTCCTCGGTTCGGACGTGAACTACGCCTGGCCGGGCTCTGAGATGGCGGTGCTCGGACCGCGGGGCGCGGTCAACATCCTCTATCGCAACGAGATCGCCGAGGCCGACGATCCCGACGCCCGCCGGCAGGCGCTCATGGACGAGTTCCGCGAGGAGTTCGCTCACCCCTACGGGCCGGCCAAGCGGGGCTACCTCGACGACGTGATCGAACCGAAGGACACCCGCAAACGACTGATCGACGACCTCGACCTGCTGGAACGGAAACGCGAGGAGTCGCCGCCGAAAGACCACGGCAACATCCCACTGTAA
- the dpsA gene encoding DNA starvation/stationary phase protection protein DpsA: MSKQTAVQQEFGTVGDNELRLERDKSEQIIDALNSDLAATYVLYHQLKKHHWNVEGAEFRDLHLFLGDAAENAEAAADELAERAQALGGTAVAGPAALTDHAPVESEDEDVYDIRTSLANDLEMYGEIIESLRDHVELATNLGDHATAQILREILVETEEDAHHIEHYLEDDTLVTEDAMQ; encoded by the coding sequence ATGAGCAAACAAACGGCCGTCCAGCAGGAGTTTGGCACCGTCGGTGACAACGAGCTTCGCCTCGAACGCGACAAGTCCGAGCAGATCATCGACGCGCTGAACAGCGACCTGGCGGCGACCTACGTCCTCTACCACCAGCTCAAGAAGCACCACTGGAACGTCGAGGGCGCGGAGTTTCGCGACCTCCACCTGTTCCTGGGCGACGCCGCCGAAAACGCCGAAGCAGCGGCCGACGAACTCGCCGAGCGCGCCCAGGCGCTCGGTGGGACAGCCGTCGCCGGACCGGCCGCACTGACCGACCACGCGCCGGTCGAATCCGAGGACGAAGACGTGTACGACATCCGGACCTCGCTGGCCAACGACCTCGAGATGTACGGCGAGATCATCGAGTCGCTGCGTGACCACGTCGAGCTGGCGACCAACCTCGGCGACCACGCGACGGCACAGATCCTCCGCGAGATCCTGGTCGAGACCGAAGAGGACGCCCACCACATCGAGCACTACCTCGAAGACGACACGCTCGTCACCGAGGACGCGATGCAGTAG
- a CDS encoding HTH domain-containing protein: MPTTERPGGVRARLFVRETLPTPATQSSQRTIARLERLTSEGLLDGYCVTSWDKRLPVDGVDAPEQRRRYNEFSDWARSNGARLTPFFDTRECYSMETGEKRTELVFPAICLALYEDGDLRTVAPHAAGSGTESVADCLDRLAEQSTDEPVRRTTVTAD, translated from the coding sequence ATGCCCACGACAGAGCGACCGGGGGGAGTTCGGGCGAGGCTATTCGTTCGGGAAACCCTCCCGACACCGGCGACCCAGAGCAGCCAGCGGACCATCGCTCGACTGGAGCGACTCACGTCGGAGGGACTGCTCGACGGCTACTGCGTAACGTCGTGGGACAAGCGGCTGCCGGTCGACGGGGTGGACGCGCCCGAACAGCGGCGGCGGTACAACGAGTTCAGCGACTGGGCCCGGTCAAACGGTGCCCGGCTGACGCCGTTTTTCGACACCCGAGAGTGCTACTCGATGGAGACCGGCGAGAAGCGCACCGAGCTGGTCTTTCCGGCGATCTGTCTCGCACTCTACGAGGACGGCGACCTCCGGACCGTCGCACCGCACGCGGCGGGTTCCGGGACCGAATCCGTCGCGGACTGTCTGGACCGACTGGCCGAACAGTCCACCGACGAACCGGTTCGACGGACGACCGTTACGGCGGACTGA
- a CDS encoding phosphotransacetylase family protein codes for MNTLLVTSTNDGIGKTAITLALARRAQRAGYDVGYMKPKGTRLQSAVGKTRDEDPMLARELLDLDAEMHEMEPIVYSPTFIQEAIRGREDPDELRERVVDSFEDLAEDKDLMIVEGSGDLSTGSIVDLDDVDIAEALDARMLLVTGYDSVATTDAVLGSAQTAGDRLEGVVFNGVADAKMDELNDDVIPFLDGRDVPVFGALPTVPELSGVTVEELARSLGCNVLTPDIDLDKHVERFTVGAMGGSSALDQFRRTRDAVMITGGDRSEVQTAALESAGIKALLLTGGFRPASAVLGRAQEEGVPILLVQSDTRTTIDRVEDVLHAGRTRTGDTVDRMGELLAEGVDVERLLSVDL; via the coding sequence ATGAACACGCTACTGGTCACCTCGACGAACGACGGCATCGGCAAGACGGCGATCACCCTCGCGCTCGCTCGGCGCGCACAGCGGGCGGGCTACGACGTGGGGTACATGAAACCGAAGGGCACGCGGCTCCAGAGCGCGGTCGGCAAGACCCGCGACGAGGACCCGATGCTCGCGCGCGAACTGCTCGATCTCGACGCGGAGATGCACGAGATGGAGCCGATCGTCTACTCCCCGACGTTCATTCAGGAGGCGATCCGCGGGCGCGAAGATCCCGACGAACTGCGCGAGCGGGTCGTCGACAGCTTCGAGGACTTGGCCGAGGACAAAGACCTGATGATCGTCGAGGGGAGCGGCGACCTCTCGACGGGGAGTATCGTCGACCTCGACGACGTGGACATCGCCGAGGCCCTCGACGCCCGCATGTTGCTGGTCACGGGGTACGACTCCGTGGCGACGACCGACGCGGTGCTTGGCAGCGCACAGACGGCCGGCGACCGGCTGGAAGGCGTCGTCTTCAACGGCGTCGCCGACGCCAAGATGGACGAGCTCAACGACGACGTGATCCCGTTCCTCGACGGGCGGGACGTTCCGGTGTTCGGCGCGCTCCCGACGGTCCCGGAGCTGTCGGGCGTCACCGTCGAGGAGCTCGCCCGGAGCCTGGGCTGTAACGTCCTGACGCCGGATATCGACCTCGACAAACACGTCGAGCGGTTCACCGTCGGCGCGATGGGCGGCAGCAGTGCGCTCGACCAGTTCCGGCGGACACGGGACGCGGTCATGATCACCGGCGGCGACCGCTCGGAGGTCCAGACGGCCGCACTGGAGTCTGCGGGCATCAAAGCGCTGTTGCTGACCGGCGGCTTCCGACCGGCCAGTGCCGTCCTCGGTCGCGCACAGGAAGAGGGCGTCCCGATCTTGCTCGTCCAGTCGGACACCCGGACGACGATCGATCGCGTCGAGGACGTTCTCCACGCGGGACGTACCCGAACCGGAGACACCGTCGACCGAATGGGCGAACTGCTCGCCGAAGGCGTCGACGTGGAGCGGCTGCTCTCGGTCGATCTCTGA